DNA from Leptospira harrisiae:
GGGAACTACATTCAAAACTTCCTTTCCATTCTGCAAATACCGAAACCCAATTTTTGGTTCGGAGACCGCCATGGTTTGTACTCGGGCCCTGTTTTTTTTCTCTTCTCCGGTTTCGGTTTTTAAGAATTTCCGCCTAACAGGCGTATTATAAAACAAATCTTTGATTTCAATTTTGGTTCCAATAAAAAAAGGAATCTCCTCTTCCGAAACAATTTTCCCTTCCTCGACTGTCACACGGTAGGCAGTGCGGTTTCCCTCTGTTCCCGATTCCAAAACCATCCGAGATACAGAAGCAATGGAGGCAAGAGCCTCTCCCCGAAACCCAAAGGTAAAGAGATGTTCTAAGTCATGGAAATCTTGGATTTTGGAAGTGGCGTAACGTTTGATGGCAAGAGGTAAATCTTCTTTTTGGATTCCATGTCCATTGTCGGAAACAAGGATGCGACCGAATCCGGCGGAATCAGTGGCTATTTCGATTTTGGTAGCACCGGCATCGATGGAATTTTCGATGAGTTCTTTAAGAATCGAATGGGTAGATTCAATCACTTCTCCGGCGGCAATTTGGTTGATTAAGTCCGCCGAAAGTGAATGAATGATGCCCATAGGACAATCATGGGATAGGGAACCTCCCTATCCAGAAAAAATTACTTAGAGTGGCAGGAAGAACAGGTGCCTGAAACCACGATATCAACATGTTTCACCTGAAATCCTAATCCTTGCCAATCGGTGTCAGCACTGAGTTTTAATGGAGCCACGTCCAAAATGTTTCCACACTCGCTGCAAAGCAAATGGGAGTGGTCGTCCAAAAATGCATCGTAACGGACCGAATCCGATTCAATATTCAGTTTGTTCACCATCTTGTGTTCTACCAAGTATTCCAAAGAATTGTAGACAGTGGCAAAACTAATTTTGTCAGCCTTTCCACGAACGGATTCAAAAACCATCTTTGCTGTAGGGTGGTCTTTTCTTTCTTTTAGGTCATTGAAAATTAGTTCTCTATGTTTTGTGAGTGCTTTCATATTATTGCCCTACCCCTAAATCATTCGCAAATTATCAAAGGGTCAAATGGAATTTGGTTTTTAGAATCCTTCCAGAAATTGATATTTGTCAATACGGAGCCTTTATGCCAGCATCCATCGACAAGTTTAAATCTTCACTTTCGCTTTGGGCGAGTGGAGTGTGTGTGATTACTTATGAATCCACAGAAAAAAAAGGAGGAATTACTGTTTCTAGTTTTTCTTCTGTCTCCCTCGAACCGCCGTTAGTTTTATTCTGTTTGGCCAAAGATTC
Protein-coding regions in this window:
- a CDS encoding Fur family transcriptional regulator, whose product is MKALTKHRELIFNDLKERKDHPTAKMVFESVRGKADKISFATVYNSLEYLVEHKMVNKLNIESDSVRYDAFLDDHSHLLCSECGNILDVAPLKLSADTDWQGLGFQVKHVDIVVSGTCSSCHSK